The nucleotide window AACACCGGTGCGGGCGCTGAGGTACTGCTGCCGCTGGCGGGCGGCATGGTGCTGGCCGGTGCGGTAGTGCGACGCCGTCGCCAGGCCTGAGCCCCAGGCGGTAGGCGCTTAACAACAGGTCGGGTCCCCGAGCGGGACCCGACCTGTCTGCGTCTGCAAGAACTCCAACAGTTGGACCCGATACGCCCCGGAAACCACCCCGGGTTAGGGTGAAGTATGCGTGTTCACAACTTCTCTGCCGGACCCGCCCAACTACCTCTCGCCGTCCTTGAGCAGGCTGCCGCCGAACTCACCGACTGGCGCGGAGGAATGAGTGTCCTAGAGGTCTCCCACCGAGGCAAGGATTTTGTGGAGTGTGCTGCGGACGCTGAGGCCACCATGCGCCGTCTGGCTGGCATTCCCGAGAACTACAAGGTCCTGTTCCTGCAGGGCGGCGCCACCGGCCAGTTCGCCGCCATTCCCATGAACCTCACCCAGCGTGGGGACAAAGTGGCCGCCATTCGCACCGGCCAGTGGTCCAAGAAAGCCATCACCGAGGCTGGGCGCATGGGTGTGGAGGCCGTCGTGGTGGCTGACGAGTCTGCCAGCTCCTACACCACCACCCCTGCCCCTGGCTCCTTCACCGTCCCCACCAACACCAAGTACCTCTACTACTGCGCCAATGAGACTATCGGCGGCGTCACCATGCCCTACATCCCTACCGAGGAGGCCGCCAGCGTGCCCCTGGTGGCCGACTTCTCCTCCATGTACCTGTCCCGGCCCGTGGACGTAGAGAAGTTCGGAGTGATCTTTGGTGGCGCCCAGAAGAACCTGGGCCCCGCGGGCTTGACAGTCAACATCGTCCGTGAGGACCTACTGGGTCACGCCCGCGAGGACGTGCCCGCCGTATGGGACTGGAAGGTCATGGCGGACAACGACTCCATGCTCAACACCCCACCCACCTTCTCCATCTACCTCTTTGGTCTGATCCTGCAATGGATCGAGGACCAGGGCGGCCTGGCCGCCCTGGGGGAGCGCAACGACGCCAAGGCTCAACGCCTCTACGACGTCATCGATGCCTCCAGCTTCTACAACAATCCGGTGGAGCCGCGCTCCCGCTCCGCCATGAACATCCCCTTCACCCTGACTGACCCGACCCTGGACGCCGACTTCCTAGCTGGGGCCAACGCCGCGGGGCTCACCAACCTCAAGGGGCACAGGTCGGTGGGCGGCATGCGCGCTTCCCTCTACAACGCCATGACCGACGACGGCGTCACCGCCCTGATCGACTATATGACCGAATTCGAGCGCACCCATGCCTGAGAGCCAGAAGGAAGCAACCATGACCGTTATTCCTGCCCCCACCGAGCGTTTCCGCGTCAAAACCCTTAACGCTATCTCTGGCTCTGGCCTGACCCGCTTCCCCGCTGAAACCTATGAGGTGGGCGACGCCGTCGAGAACCCACACGCCCTGCTGCTGCGCTCCGCCAAGCTCCACGACACCCCCATCCCCGACTCCGTGCTCGCGGTGGGCCGCGCCGGAGCTGGCACCAACAACATCCCTGTGGCCGCCATGACTGAGCGCGGCGTACCCGTGTTCAACACGCCCGGCGCCAACGCCAACGCTGTCAAGGAGCTGGTGCTTGCCGGCTTGTTCATCGCCTCGCGCAATCTGATCCCGGCGGCGCGCTTTGCTCACGAGCTTGAAGGCGACGATGCCACCATCGCTAAAGCCGTTGAAGCTGGCAAGAAGCAGTTCGTGGGTTTTGAGCTGCCTGGCAAGACTTTGGGAGTGATTGGCCTGGGCGCTATCGGCGTGCAGGTAGCAAACGCTGCCCTGGGCCTAGGCCTGAAGGTAGTGGGCTTTGATCCTGCCATCAGTGTGGACCACGCCTGGAACCTGTCCGCGGAGGTGGAGCGCGCCCAGAGCATGGAGGAGGTCTTCAAACGTGCCGACATCCTCACCGTGCATGTGCCGCTGATTGATGCCACCCGGGGATTGATCTCCACTCAACGCCTAGCCCTCATGCGGCATAGCGCCGTCATCTTGAACTTTGCGCGGGCGGAGATCGTGGACGAGCCAGCCATCATCTCGGCCCTGGACCAGGGCTACCTGGCCGGGTACGTCTGCGACTTCCCCTCCAACGCCGTGCACAAGCACCCCAAGTGCATCTCTCTGCCTCACTTGGGCGCCTCCACCAAGGAGGCTGAGCGCAATTGCGCGATCATGGCGGTGGACGAGTTGCGCGGCTTCCTGGAGGACGGGCAGGTGCACAACTCCGTGAACTTCCCTGAGGCCGTAATGGCGCGTGAGCCGGGCACGCACCGCCTGGTGATTGTGAATCGCAATGTGCCCAATATGGTGGGTCAGGTCTCCACTCTGGTGGCGCAGCATGGGCAGAATATTGCGAACTTGCTCAACCGGTCTCGGGGGGACCTGGCGGTTACGCTGGTGGATATTGACGGGCCGGTGAACCCTGGTGGCTTGGAGGAGCTACGTGGAATCGACGGCGTACTCTCCGCACGCGTCATCCCGGCCTGATCCGCGCTGATTGTTGCACTTCGGTTCACTGGTGCCGCGTTCCTGCACTATTCGCGTCGAAACGCACCAGTCAGGGGGAGAATAGGCCGGTGCGGCTGGTGGACGACCTCAAGGAGCTGGCCCGGGTTCCTTCCTTCCGGTACCTGCTCGGGGTGCGCCTAATCGCCCAGATCGGCGACGGCATGCTTCAAGCCGGGCTCGCCAGCCTGTTCTTCTTTCACCCCCAGAACATGACCACCACCGCCGGGGTTGCCGGGGCGATGGTCGTCTTGATGCTGCCTTTCTCTGTGGTGGGGCCGTTCACGGGGCCCTTTATTGACCGCTTCCGCCGCCGTCAGGCCCTCCTGGTGGGCAACCTCCTGCGCGCCGGGCTGATAGGCCTGACTGCCTGGGTGCTCGGCACCTGGGGTTCTGGCCTGCTCATCTATCTGCTGGCCTTGATCACCCTGGGTATCAACCGTTTTCTGCTCGCTGTTCTCTCTGCCGGGCTGCCACAAGTGATTGCCTCACAGCGCCTCCTGACCGCCAACTCCCTGGTCCCCTCCCTAGGTGGCGGCGCGATCGCGCTGGGTGGCGTGATTGGTTTCATCCTGCGGCTTACGCTCCCTGCCGGTGCAGTCCAAGACACCGCCAGCTTGATCAGTGCCGCCTTGCTCTACCTGGCTTCCGCCGGGGTCACCACCCTCCTGCGCCCTGACGAGTTGGGCCCCACACACCCGGCCGGAGGCTCCCTGCTTACGGCCCTGGCCCGTACCGGCACAGACCTGGCTGACGCCGTGCGCCACCTGTGGCGGCGTCGTACTCCTGCGCTGGCGCTGAGCACCATGGCTGTGCACCGCTTCGTGTATGGCATGGAGCTGGTGACCATCATCCTGGCTTCCCGTAACCTCCTGGCTCCCGGCGACGTCGACCGTGGCCTGGTGGTTTTCGGTGCGC belongs to Actinomyces trachealis and includes:
- the serC gene encoding 3-phosphoserine/phosphohydroxythreonine transaminase, whose product is MRVHNFSAGPAQLPLAVLEQAAAELTDWRGGMSVLEVSHRGKDFVECAADAEATMRRLAGIPENYKVLFLQGGATGQFAAIPMNLTQRGDKVAAIRTGQWSKKAITEAGRMGVEAVVVADESASSYTTTPAPGSFTVPTNTKYLYYCANETIGGVTMPYIPTEEAASVPLVADFSSMYLSRPVDVEKFGVIFGGAQKNLGPAGLTVNIVREDLLGHAREDVPAVWDWKVMADNDSMLNTPPTFSIYLFGLILQWIEDQGGLAALGERNDAKAQRLYDVIDASSFYNNPVEPRSRSAMNIPFTLTDPTLDADFLAGANAAGLTNLKGHRSVGGMRASLYNAMTDDGVTALIDYMTEFERTHA
- a CDS encoding phosphoglycerate dehydrogenase; this translates as MTVIPAPTERFRVKTLNAISGSGLTRFPAETYEVGDAVENPHALLLRSAKLHDTPIPDSVLAVGRAGAGTNNIPVAAMTERGVPVFNTPGANANAVKELVLAGLFIASRNLIPAARFAHELEGDDATIAKAVEAGKKQFVGFELPGKTLGVIGLGAIGVQVANAALGLGLKVVGFDPAISVDHAWNLSAEVERAQSMEEVFKRADILTVHVPLIDATRGLISTQRLALMRHSAVILNFARAEIVDEPAIISALDQGYLAGYVCDFPSNAVHKHPKCISLPHLGASTKEAERNCAIMAVDELRGFLEDGQVHNSVNFPEAVMAREPGTHRLVIVNRNVPNMVGQVSTLVAQHGQNIANLLNRSRGDLAVTLVDIDGPVNPGGLEELRGIDGVLSARVIPA
- a CDS encoding MFS transporter; this encodes MRLVDDLKELARVPSFRYLLGVRLIAQIGDGMLQAGLASLFFFHPQNMTTTAGVAGAMVVLMLPFSVVGPFTGPFIDRFRRRQALLVGNLLRAGLIGLTAWVLGTWGSGLLIYLLALITLGINRFLLAVLSAGLPQVIASQRLLTANSLVPSLGGGAIALGGVIGFILRLTLPAGAVQDTASLISAALLYLASAGVTTLLRPDELGPTHPAGGSLLTALARTGTDLADAVRHLWRRRTPALALSTMAVHRFVYGMELVTIILASRNLLAPGDVDRGLVVFGALMASLVAGHALGVVLTPLGHGRVTPSTWVVCCLLGGSLGQALLVASHQHSVMMAGLFVFGAGIQGAKIAVDTIVQADTADAYRGRAFSIYDVLFNTAECAAAGLAVLVMPSVGWSRPIQAALLVGVWVLAGVYFRAVRRTDAVA